Proteins encoded in a region of the Prunus persica cultivar Lovell chromosome G4, Prunus_persica_NCBIv2, whole genome shotgun sequence genome:
- the LOC18780798 gene encoding uncharacterized protein LOC18780798 gives MPVSSTMIGALLGLGTQMYSNALRKLPYMRHPWEHVLGMGLGVVFVNQLVKWDEQLKEDLDKMLDKAKAANERRYIDEDDD, from the exons ATGCCGGTAAGTTCGACGATGATCGGAGCCCTACTGGGACTGGGGACACAAATGTACTCCAATGCCCTCCGCAAGCTCCCTTACATGCGCC ATCCTTGGGAGCACGTGCTGGGCATGGGATTGGGTGTGGTGTTCGTAAACCAGCTTGTGAAATGGGATGAACAGCTGAAAGAGGACCTTGATAAGATGCTCGACAAGGCCAAGGCCGCCAACGAGCGCCGATACATTG atgaagatgatgattaG
- the LOC18780731 gene encoding uncharacterized protein DDB_G0287625, whose product MASSQVEMAASAPFGCVLRDHSRRDRCRESNARATQAAFQNNLKSLVRDHLHTCISVSSNSASNGDYNNNNNNSQGHIENVDSWAQNKDGNNTNSNNGGGERDDGSTMTPRQSRVLDRCAAGKQGKETIATTERQSQEAELLSMPNSLPSSSRTSTSMKDETLSRTESLAEISNLGVGASSLVQIWEKRLNQSNSLKMSSNGNDTETSRSNSGLSCNENENENIFNAFPDSNASNESNASNAPSLEKQPSRGSEAGDSVFVDERYDAGPVTEDSFEDSTSDGSATSESQSNLDAREREREKVRVADIIKRLKAQCPLSSPSEDNDHDQQQPTVIASSCRERDRERSLGFDQTEQQHKGFCQVISSPRMIRGRQAFTDLLMHLERDRHRELETIVDRRAVSRFSQRGRIQSLLRIKLLQRGMAVIGQDGPRRKPAASQVNKVPQRSAIMHLREKFSTGVEQGSTAQNDAASQKGPHRGLVKNIGVHVESSSTSNRSSESTPNHEVDTIEQQNTTLLKNPLSPACEYFHEEVIPSSKVSCQGTSLVARNTLPHASEDLRDEASLSSKVTLQVTSSVARNTFPHAREDLHDEASSKSTLQGTSPIARNTLRHDSEDLHEEANPSSDVTWQGTTSVAGKTFTHASEDLHEEVSPSSEVTWQGTTSVARNTLPQVCEDLPDKLSPSSEVSWQGSTSAARNLDLQETTDTTTSLVCWDENDVEEQVEDDYEYYGEYSYDWITEISRPRSYWEDLRKAWYQEMLDSNSGKGDIRQLIERRTVSNFLASDFRDKIDRLMVSRIERQTYPVGSEEGEDEEISQDRMNQLVSFLQQRQQQMRPADNQEQKQQVQEQKHQQEEEDMTEEEEDDHHHNDEEEARSLISAQYQEASDDFDQCTSLQPSPSHMTAWSYQDNEVGDDSDRAASISPPRHLPSQSYYPNSRECSPSPSYHRRHYSSSTNHPSIEMELIYDMRGQMEQLHNEMSELRKAIKGCVDMQMMMQQSIKQEVHSGQAERKRSSNGLPKKGNCCICHEVKVDSLLYRCGHMCTCLKCAHELQWNNGKCPICRAPIVDVVRAHLDY is encoded by the exons ATGGCATCGTCACAGGTTGAAATGGCGGCTTCTGCTCCGTTCGGGTGCGTTCTGAGAGATCACAGCCGGCGAGACAGATGTAGAGAGAGCAATGCCAGAGCCACACAGGCCGCTTTTCAGAACAATCTGAAGAGCTTGGTGAGAGATCACCTTCATACCTGCATTTCAGTCTCTTCAAACTCTGCCTCCAATGGTGactacaacaacaacaacaacaactccCAAGGCCATATCGAAAATGTTGATTCCTGGGCTCAAAACAAGGATGGCAACAACACCAACAGCAACAATGGTGGTGGTGAAAGAGATGACGGTTCGACTATGACCCCGAGGCAGTCTCGGGTTCTCGATCGATGCGCTGCTGGtaaacaaggaaaagaaacaaTTGCAACGACGGAGAGGCAGAGCCAAGAGGCAGAGCTCTTGTCAATGCCCAATTCATTGCCTTCGTCTTCGAGGACATCGACTTCTATGAAGGATGAAACTCTGTCAAGAACAGAAAGCCTGGCTGAGATTTCCAATCTGGGAGTTGGAGCTTCTTCGTTGGTTCAAATTTGGGAGAAGAGGCTGAACCAATCAAACAGCTTGAAGATGAGTTCCAATGGCAATGACACAGAGACTAGCAGGTCGAACTCTGGATTGAGCTGTaatgagaatgagaatgagaatATTTTCAATGCTTTCCCTGATTCCAATGCTTCGAATGAGTCCAATGCTTCCAATGCACCTTCTTTGGAGAAACAACCATCAAGAGGCTCTGAAGCAGGGGACTCTGTTTTTGTTGATGAAAGATATGACGCTGGGCCGGTTACTGAGGATTCATTTGAGGACTCGACTTCTGATGGAAGTGCTACCAGCGAGAGTCAGAGTAATTTGGAtgcaagagaaagagaaagagagaaggtcCGTGTCGCCGATATTATTAAAAGGCTGAAAGCACAGTGTCCATTATCTTCTCCCAGTGAGGACAATGATCATGATCAACAACAACCTACTGTCATTGCATCTTCGTGTAGAGAACGCGATCGCGAGAGGTCCCTTGGGTTTGATCAGACAGAGCAGCAGCATAAAGGGTTCTGTCAGGTTATAAGTTCACCAAGGATGATCAGAGGCAGGCAGGCATTTACTGATTTGCTTATGCATTTGGAGCGTGACAGGCATAGGGAGCTTGAAACAATTGTAGACCGCAGAGCAGTTTCAAGATTTTCGCAAAGAGGCCGAATTCAG TCATTGCTTCGGATTAAACTGCTACAGCGAGGCATGGCAGTCATAGGTCAAGATGGACCGCGCCGGAAACCGGCAGCATCTCAAGTAAACAAAGTGCCACAAAGGTCTGCTATCATGCATCTCAG GGAGAAATTTAGCACTGGTGTTGAGCAGGGCTCAACAGCTCAGAATGATGCAGCTTCCCAAAAAGGCCCTCATAGGGGATTAGTAAAGAACATCGGTGTGCATGTAGAAAGCTCCTCCACCTCAAATAGGTCTAGTGAAAGCACTCCTAACCATGAAGTTGATACTATTGAGCAGCAGAATACAACCCTGTTAAAGAACCCATTGTCACCTGCTTGTGAATATTTTCATGAAGAAGTTATCCCTAGTTCAAAGGTCAGTTGCCAAGGAACAAGTTTAGTGGCTAGAAACACCTTGCCACATGCTAGTGAAGATCTTCGTGATGAAGCCAGCTTGAGTTCAAAAGTCACCTTGCAAGTAACAAGTTCAGTGGCTAGAAATACCTTCCCACATGCTAGAGAAGATCTTCATGATGAAGCCAGTTCAAAATCCACCTTGCAAGGAACGAGTCCAATCGCTAGAAACACCTTACGTCATGATAGTGAAGATCTTCATGAAGAAGCAAACCCAAGTTCAGATGTCACCTGGCAAGGAACAACTTCAGTGGCTGGAAAAACCTTCACACATGCTAGTGAAGATCTTCATGAAGAAGTCAGTCCGAGTTCAGAAGTCACCTGGCAAGGAACAACTTCAGTGGCTAGAAACACCTTGCCACAAGTTTGTGAAGATCTTCCTGACAAACTTAGCCCGAGTTCAGAAGTTTCTTGGCAAGGTTCAACTTCAGCGGCTAGAAACCTTGATTTGCAAGAAACCACGGATACAACCACATCCTTGGTTTGTTGGGATGAGAATGATGTAGAAGAACAAGTAGAGGATGATTATGAGTACTATGGAGAATATAGTTACGACTGGATCACTGAGATTTCTCGCCCACGTAGTTACTGGGAAGACCTCAGGAAGGCATGGTACCAAGAGATGCTTGACTCCAACTCAGGAAAAGGGGACATACGCCAACTTATTGAAAG AAGAACAGTATCAAATTTTCTTGCTAGTGATTTCCGAGACAAAATAGACCGATTGATGGTATCTCGAATAGAAAGACAAACATATCCAGTTGGAagtgaagaaggagaagatgaGGAGATTAGCCAAGATAGAATGAATCAACTGGTGTCTTTCTTACAACAACGACAACAACAAATGCGTCCAGCGGACaatcaagaacaaaaacaacaagtgcaagaacaaaaacaccaacaagaagaggaggatatgacagaagaagaagaagatgatcatcatcataatgatgaagaagaggcaAGGAGCCTAATTAGCGCTCAATATCAAGAAGCCAGTGATGATTTTGATCAATGCACATCATTGCAGCCTTCTCCATCTCACATGACGGCATGGAGCTATCAAGATAATGAAGTGGGGGATGATTCTGATCGAGCTGCTTCTATATCTCCACCCCGACATTTGCCATCTCAATCTTATTATCCAAATAGTAGGGAATGTTCACCATCTCCATCCTACCATCGTCGACATTATTCTTCCTCCACAAATCATCCTTCAATT GAAATGGAACTCATATACGATATGAGAGGGCAGATGGAGCAACTCCATAATGAGATGTCAGAGCTACGAAAAGCTATAAAGGGTTGCGTAGACATGCAAATGATGATGCAACAATCCATTAAGCAGGAAGTTCATTCAG GTCAAGCAGAGAGGAAAAGGTCGTCTAATGGGTTACCAAAGAAAGGCAATTGCTGCATTTGCCATGAAGTGAAAGTCGACTCACTTTTGTACAG GTGTGGGCACATGTGCACCTGCCTCAAGTGTGCTCATGAGTTGCAATGGAACAACGGAAAATGTCCGATATGTCGAGCTCCGATTGTGGATGTCGTGAGGGCACACTTGGATTATTAG